Proteins encoded within one genomic window of Streptomyces kaniharaensis:
- a CDS encoding iron ABC transporter substrate-binding protein produces the protein MLGTVRPLAGLSLVAACAVALTACGSSGGSADGSPAPSGSAALAGQTITVYSGQHEQTVKALTEDFTKRTGIKVELRSGDEAELANQILQEGAASPADVFYAENPPALTVLGDKGLLAPAAADTLKSVPTADSSAKGDWVGISARTSAFLAATGKGADTAPPASVLDLAKPEWKGRLGIAPGETDFAPVVTQVVKAKGEDAAKQWLKGLKDNAKVYDSNEDLSTAINSGEVEGGVIDHYYFYRMRDEKGAAATHATLHYFPKGDPGALVDVSGAAVLKNGKHQAAAQAFLGYLASAPAQTVIAGSESYEYPLVADVKGKPELPALDGIGAVADPAQLGDGKQALSLLQDAGLLQ, from the coding sequence ATGCTCGGAACCGTCCGGCCCCTCGCGGGCCTGTCCCTCGTCGCCGCCTGCGCCGTCGCCCTCACCGCGTGCGGCAGCTCCGGCGGCAGCGCCGACGGCTCGCCCGCGCCCTCCGGCTCCGCGGCGCTCGCCGGCCAGACCATCACCGTCTACAGCGGCCAGCACGAGCAGACCGTCAAGGCGCTCACCGAGGACTTCACCAAGCGCACCGGCATCAAGGTCGAACTGCGCTCCGGCGACGAGGCCGAGCTCGCCAACCAGATCCTCCAGGAGGGCGCCGCCTCCCCGGCCGACGTCTTCTACGCCGAGAACCCGCCCGCGCTCACCGTCCTCGGCGACAAGGGCCTGCTCGCCCCGGCCGCCGCCGACACCCTCAAGTCCGTTCCCACCGCGGACAGTTCGGCCAAGGGTGACTGGGTCGGCATCTCCGCCCGCACCTCCGCCTTCCTCGCCGCCACCGGCAAGGGCGCCGACACCGCGCCGCCCGCCTCCGTGCTCGACCTCGCCAAGCCCGAGTGGAAGGGCCGCCTCGGCATCGCCCCCGGCGAGACCGACTTCGCCCCCGTCGTCACCCAGGTCGTCAAGGCCAAGGGCGAGGACGCGGCCAAGCAGTGGCTCAAGGGGCTCAAGGACAACGCCAAGGTCTACGACAGCAACGAGGACCTCTCCACCGCGATCAACAGCGGCGAGGTCGAGGGCGGCGTCATCGACCACTACTACTTCTACCGGATGCGCGACGAGAAGGGCGCGGCCGCGACCCACGCCACCCTGCACTACTTCCCCAAGGGCGACCCGGGCGCCCTCGTCGACGTCTCCGGTGCGGCCGTCCTCAAGAACGGCAAGCACCAGGCCGCCGCCCAGGCCTTCCTCGGCTACCTCGCGAGCGCCCCGGCGCAGACCGTCATCGCCGGCTCCGAGAGCTACGAGTACCCGCTCGTCGCCGATGTGAAGGGCAAGCCCGAACTGCCCGCCCTCGACGGCATCGGCGCCGTCGCCGACCCGGCCCAGCTGGGCGACGGCAAGCAGGCGCTGTCCCTGCTCCAGGACGCCGGTCTACTCCAGTGA
- a CDS encoding ABC transporter permease, translating to MTFPVRAHGPSPLRRWRAAGLLAPVAVAVVAVVASPLGFVVAEAAQAGWDQTRRLLGRPLIATLLWHTVSLAAAVTLATAVLGFGAAYLVERTALPGRRAWTVALALPLAVPEFVRGYSWVSLFRSVHGYWGAVLVMTCSLYPLVFLPVAAALRGGDAAAEEVSRSLGRGRLATLWRVTLPLTRPALAGGVLLVSLYLLGEYGAFAMLRYTTFATAVFTQYKLGFDAASASLLTLVLVALALLLVGLDAWAGRHARVTRHGAVARSAPPVRLGRWTVPALAGLTTLVGVSLGVPVYALGYWLIKGSSTTLPSASVLGATLATLGYALGAALVATAAAVPVALYAWRRGTRPARAVERVAYLTRALPGIAVALSVVHFSVRYARPLYQQPPMLVAGYVVLFFPLALTAVRAALAQVPPGVEEAARSLGTRPLAVLGRVTLPLVLPGLGAAVAMVGLTASTELTATLLLRPTGTQTLATQFWVYTSGLAYGAAAPYAALMVALSVPSVLLLTRRTLGRPGKNS from the coding sequence GTGACCTTCCCCGTCCGCGCCCACGGCCCGTCCCCGCTCCGGCGGTGGCGGGCCGCAGGCCTGCTCGCACCCGTCGCCGTGGCCGTCGTCGCGGTCGTCGCCTCGCCGCTCGGATTCGTCGTCGCCGAAGCCGCGCAGGCCGGCTGGGACCAGACCCGGCGGCTGCTCGGCCGCCCGCTGATCGCCACCCTGCTCTGGCACACCGTCAGCCTCGCCGCGGCCGTCACCCTCGCCACCGCCGTCCTCGGCTTCGGCGCCGCCTACCTGGTCGAACGCACCGCCCTGCCCGGGCGGCGGGCGTGGACCGTCGCCCTCGCGCTCCCGCTCGCCGTACCGGAGTTCGTCCGCGGCTACTCCTGGGTCTCGCTGTTCCGCTCCGTCCACGGTTACTGGGGCGCGGTGCTGGTCATGACCTGCTCCCTGTACCCGCTGGTCTTCCTGCCCGTCGCGGCCGCCCTGCGGGGCGGGGACGCCGCCGCCGAGGAGGTCTCCCGCTCGCTCGGCCGCGGCCGGCTCGCCACCCTGTGGCGGGTCACCCTCCCGCTCACCCGGCCCGCCCTGGCCGGCGGCGTCCTGCTCGTCTCGCTCTACCTCCTCGGCGAGTACGGGGCGTTCGCGATGCTGCGCTACACCACCTTCGCCACCGCCGTGTTCACCCAGTACAAGCTCGGTTTCGACGCGGCCTCCGCCTCGCTGCTCACCCTGGTGCTGGTGGCCCTCGCCCTGCTGCTCGTCGGGCTGGACGCCTGGGCCGGCCGGCACGCCCGCGTCACCCGGCACGGCGCCGTCGCCCGCAGCGCCCCGCCCGTCCGGCTCGGCCGGTGGACGGTACCGGCGCTCGCCGGCCTCACCACGCTGGTCGGCGTCTCGCTCGGGGTGCCGGTGTACGCGCTCGGGTACTGGCTGATCAAGGGCAGCTCGACGACCCTGCCCTCGGCCTCCGTCCTCGGCGCCACCCTCGCCACCCTCGGCTACGCGCTCGGCGCGGCGCTCGTCGCCACCGCGGCGGCCGTCCCCGTCGCCCTGTACGCGTGGCGGCGCGGCACCCGGCCCGCCCGGGCCGTCGAGCGCGTCGCCTACCTCACCCGGGCCCTGCCTGGCATCGCCGTCGCGCTGTCGGTCGTGCACTTCTCCGTCCGCTACGCCCGACCCCTGTACCAGCAGCCGCCGATGCTCGTCGCCGGGTACGTCGTCCTGTTCTTCCCGCTCGCCCTCACGGCCGTCCGCGCGGCCCTCGCCCAGGTGCCGCCCGGCGTCGAGGAGGCCGCCCGCTCGCTCGGCACCCGGCCCCTCGCCGTCCTCGGCCGGGTCACCCTGCCGCTCGTGCTGCCCGGCCTCGGCGCCGCCGTCGCCATGGTGGGCCTCACGGCCTCCACCGAGCTCACCGCGACCCTCCTCCTGCGCCCGACCGGCACGCAGACCCTGGCCACCCAGTTCTGGGTCTACACCAGCGGCCTCGCGTACGGGGCGGCGGCGCCGTACGCGGCCCTCATGGTCGCGCTGTCCGTCCCCTCCGTCCTCCTGCTGACCCGCCGCACCCTCGGCCGCCCCGGGAAGAACTCATGA
- a CDS encoding CbtA family protein, with the protein MNSTTVRSLLVRGMLAGLGAGLLALVVAYLLGEPRVDAAIAYEDAHAAGEPAMEVVSRSLQSTAGLATGVLVYGVSLGGIAALAYCFALGRVGRFTPRATAALLSGVALLAVYVVPFLKYPANPPSVGDPETIGKRTTLYFLMMALSVLLSIAAVIVGKRLAPRLGNWYATVVAVLGFAVAVGLAFAFLPAVNEVPEDFSATLLWQFRLAALAIQLTLWASFGLLFGHLAERLLNPKPATPAAVTRETSPEATAPVH; encoded by the coding sequence ATGAACTCCACAACCGTCAGATCCCTGCTCGTCCGCGGCATGCTGGCCGGCCTCGGCGCCGGCCTGCTCGCCCTGGTCGTCGCCTACCTGCTCGGCGAACCCCGGGTGGACGCCGCGATCGCCTACGAGGACGCGCACGCCGCCGGCGAACCCGCGATGGAGGTCGTCAGCCGTTCCCTGCAGTCAACTGCCGGTCTGGCCACGGGCGTTCTCGTCTACGGCGTCTCGCTCGGCGGCATCGCCGCGCTCGCGTACTGCTTCGCACTCGGCCGCGTGGGCCGCTTCACCCCCCGGGCCACCGCGGCCCTGCTCTCCGGGGTGGCGCTGCTCGCGGTCTACGTCGTCCCCTTCCTCAAGTACCCCGCCAACCCGCCGTCGGTCGGTGACCCGGAGACCATCGGCAAACGCACCACGCTGTACTTCCTCATGATGGCGCTCAGCGTGCTGCTGTCGATCGCCGCGGTGATCGTCGGCAAGCGGCTCGCTCCGCGCCTGGGCAACTGGTACGCGACCGTCGTCGCCGTCCTCGGCTTCGCCGTCGCGGTCGGCCTCGCGTTCGCCTTCCTGCCCGCCGTCAACGAGGTCCCCGAGGACTTCTCCGCCACGCTGCTCTGGCAGTTCCGCCTCGCGGCCCTGGCCATCCAGCTCACCCTCTGGGCGTCCTTCGGCCTGCTCTTCGGCCACCTCGCCGAGCGGCTCCTCAACCCGAAGCCCGCCACCCCGGCCGCCGTCACCCGGGAGACCTCCCCGGAGGCGACGGCGCCCGTGCACTGA
- a CDS encoding ABC transporter ATP-binding protein: MTGLTLTALHATHGRSPVLDGIDLTVEDGDLACILGPSGCGKSTLLRVVAGFHPAAAGQVVLHGRVLDDGRRRLPAERRNIGLVPQDGALFPHLTVAANIGFGLPRAQRRERVGELLELVGLGGLGERRPHQLSGGQQQRVALARALAPRPGLLLLDEPFAALDAALRAELRREVAATLRQAGTTAILVTHDQDEALSFADTVAVLRDGRIAQAGTPDTLYHRPADASVARVLGEANLVPAELTGARARTAFGTLPVATTAPTSRRGLALLRPRQLRLTADPAPGAVRARVLGSDFRGHDHRIELRPEGTGLPDTLIAYSELPWGPGEAYVGAAGPVHVVPEAAGSA; the protein is encoded by the coding sequence ATGACCGGACTCACCCTCACCGCCCTGCACGCCACCCACGGCCGCAGCCCGGTCCTCGACGGCATCGACCTGACCGTCGAGGACGGGGACCTCGCCTGCATCCTCGGCCCCTCCGGCTGCGGCAAGTCCACCCTTCTGCGGGTGGTCGCCGGCTTCCACCCGGCCGCCGCCGGGCAGGTCGTGCTGCACGGCCGGGTGCTGGACGACGGGCGGCGCAGGCTCCCCGCCGAGCGCCGCAACATCGGCCTCGTCCCGCAGGACGGCGCGCTCTTCCCGCACCTCACCGTCGCCGCCAACATCGGCTTCGGACTGCCGCGCGCGCAGCGGCGCGAGCGCGTCGGCGAGCTGCTGGAGCTGGTCGGCCTCGGCGGTCTCGGCGAGCGCCGCCCCCACCAGCTCTCCGGCGGGCAGCAGCAGCGCGTCGCCCTCGCCCGTGCGCTCGCACCGCGGCCGGGACTCCTGCTGCTCGACGAGCCGTTCGCGGCCCTCGACGCGGCGCTCCGGGCCGAGCTGCGACGGGAGGTCGCCGCCACCCTGCGGCAGGCCGGGACGACGGCGATCCTGGTCACCCACGACCAGGACGAGGCCTTGTCGTTCGCCGACACCGTCGCCGTCCTGCGGGACGGGCGCATCGCCCAGGCCGGCACACCCGACACCCTCTACCACCGCCCCGCCGACGCCTCCGTCGCCCGCGTCCTCGGCGAGGCCAACCTCGTCCCGGCCGAACTCACCGGCGCCCGGGCCCGCACCGCCTTCGGCACCCTGCCCGTCGCCACGACGGCTCCCACCAGCCGCCGCGGCCTCGCCCTGCTGCGCCCCCGGCAACTCCGCCTAACCGCCGACCCGGCCCCCGGCGCCGTCCGGGCCCGCGTGCTCGGCTCCGACTTCCGCGGCCACGACCACCGCATCGAGCTGCGCCCCGAGGGCACCGGGCTGCCGGACACCCTGATCGCCTACTCCGAGCTCCCGTGGGGCCCCGGGGAGGCGTACGTCGGCGCGGCGGGCCCGGTCCACGTCGTTCCGGAGGCGGCCGGCAGCGCCTGA
- a CDS encoding aminotransferase class I/II-fold pyridoxal phosphate-dependent enzyme, translating to MPEQHRIRGRRAAEIAADVEQAVAAGHLAPGSPLPPLRRLATELGVNPNTAAAAYRLLRDRGVIETGGRRGTRVSPRPTHIARAHLHFEVPDGVRDLTDGNPDPGLLPPLADALAFAAGEQLRDPVLYGRPAVDPGLLAIARREFAADGLPGETTAVTSGALDAIERVLQTRLRPGDLVAVEDPGWGSLHDLLPALGLRMTGIGVDDEGPLPQDVAVALAAGAAALVVTSRAQNPTGATVGPGRAAELRAVLANRPDVLLIEDDFGHAIADTPYHPVCAANGRPVVRHWTVVRSVTKLLGPDMRLAVLTGDPDTVDRLRGRQRLGTGWVSHVLQRAAARLLADESVDRARVAAHYTERRGALIRALAAEGVPARGRSGFNVWIPVHSETSAVVALLQRGWAVAPGAPFRLRSGPGLRLTVSGLALDELPALAADVAAALRVDPERGRLT from the coding sequence ATGCCAGAGCAGCATCGGATTCGCGGGCGTCGGGCCGCGGAGATCGCCGCCGACGTCGAGCAGGCCGTCGCCGCCGGACACCTCGCCCCCGGCAGCCCCCTGCCCCCGCTCCGCCGGCTCGCCACCGAGTTGGGCGTCAACCCCAACACCGCGGCGGCGGCCTACCGTTTGCTGCGCGACCGCGGCGTCATCGAGACCGGCGGGCGACGCGGCACCCGGGTGTCGCCCCGGCCGACGCACATCGCGCGCGCCCACCTGCACTTCGAAGTCCCGGACGGTGTCCGCGATCTGACGGACGGCAACCCGGATCCCGGCCTGCTTCCGCCGCTCGCCGACGCCCTGGCGTTCGCGGCGGGCGAGCAGCTGCGCGACCCGGTCCTGTACGGCCGACCCGCGGTGGACCCCGGCCTACTGGCGATCGCCCGGCGGGAGTTCGCAGCCGACGGCCTGCCCGGCGAGACCACCGCCGTCACCTCGGGCGCCCTCGACGCGATCGAGCGGGTGTTACAGACCCGGCTGCGCCCGGGCGACCTGGTCGCCGTCGAGGACCCGGGCTGGGGCAGCCTGCACGACCTGCTCCCGGCTCTCGGCCTGCGGATGACCGGGATCGGGGTGGACGACGAAGGGCCCCTCCCGCAGGACGTCGCGGTGGCGCTGGCGGCCGGCGCCGCCGCCCTGGTGGTCACCTCGCGCGCGCAGAACCCCACCGGCGCGACGGTCGGCCCAGGCCGCGCCGCCGAGCTGCGCGCGGTGCTGGCGAACCGTCCGGACGTGCTGCTGATCGAGGACGACTTCGGCCACGCCATCGCGGACACCCCGTACCACCCGGTGTGCGCGGCGAACGGCCGTCCGGTCGTGCGGCACTGGACGGTGGTCCGATCGGTCACCAAACTCCTCGGCCCCGACATGCGGCTGGCCGTGCTGACCGGCGACCCCGACACCGTGGACCGCCTGCGCGGCCGCCAGCGGCTGGGCACCGGCTGGGTCAGCCACGTGCTCCAGCGGGCGGCGGCCCGGCTGCTGGCGGACGAGTCGGTGGACCGCGCGCGGGTGGCCGCCCACTACACCGAGCGGCGCGGCGCGCTGATCCGCGCACTGGCTGCGGAGGGCGTCCCGGCCCGGGGACGCAGCGGCTTCAACGTCTGGATCCCGGTGCACAGCGAGACCTCGGCCGTCGTGGCGCTGCTGCAGCGGGGCTGGGCGGTGGCCCCGGGTGCGCCGTTCCGGCTGCGGTCCGGGCCCGGGCTGCGGCTGACCGTCTCGGGCCTCGCCCTGGACGAGCTCCCCGCGCTGGCCGCCGACGTGGCCGCAGCACTCCGGGTCGATCCGGAACGCGGGCGCCTGACGTGA
- a CDS encoding phosphoribosylaminoimidazolesuccinocarboxamide synthase, with the protein MTSRTPDIEGRSKRLWHLDEGLCLIEMIPSLRSFTYDRDELVDGTAELRLDFFEYVSARLAERGVYTVFRERVGPVSYLADYRPAPPFEVIVKNRATGSTIRKYPGLFEEGQVLDRPVVKFDYRVDPEDQPIGEDYLRLLGVDVEHHRQVALDCNAVLRELLAPLDLWDFCLVIAPDDKHGLVVNSEISPDCMRLKSADGRPYDKDMFRQGAGREDILARWAELISMVSGG; encoded by the coding sequence GTGACTTCCCGTACTCCGGACATCGAGGGGCGGAGCAAACGGCTCTGGCATCTCGACGAAGGCCTCTGCCTGATCGAGATGATTCCCTCGCTCCGGAGTTTCACCTACGATCGCGACGAACTCGTGGACGGAACTGCCGAGTTGCGTCTCGACTTCTTCGAGTACGTTTCGGCTCGACTCGCCGAACGCGGTGTGTACACCGTTTTTCGCGAACGCGTGGGGCCGGTCAGTTACCTCGCGGACTACCGGCCGGCCCCGCCGTTCGAGGTCATCGTCAAGAACCGGGCCACCGGCTCGACCATCCGCAAGTACCCCGGGCTCTTCGAGGAGGGGCAGGTCCTCGACCGCCCGGTCGTGAAGTTCGACTACCGGGTCGACCCGGAGGACCAGCCGATCGGCGAGGACTACCTCCGGCTGCTCGGAGTGGACGTCGAGCACCACCGGCAGGTCGCGCTCGACTGCAACGCGGTGCTGCGCGAGCTGCTCGCGCCGCTCGACCTCTGGGACTTCTGCCTCGTCATCGCGCCCGACGACAAACACGGACTGGTCGTCAACTCCGAGATATCGCCGGACTGCATGCGCCTCAAGTCCGCCGACGGACGGCCCTACGACAAGGACATGTTCCGCCAGGGCGCCGGCCGGGAGGACATCCTCGCCCGCTGGGCCGAACTCATCTCGATGGTCTCCGGTGGGTGA
- a CDS encoding HAD-IIB family hydrolase produces MADGYRLLACDLDGTLLDSSGVLPGAVSDALGRAVAAGLAVAVVTARPPRDVPAEIRSGIPPSAYWAHGNGALVFRPGERRPSRQLVFDAAALHRVAAILGKAHPDWALAFDLLDGTVVQPGFPEELARHWSGVEWRGAVEPARPVVKVLACPFAPFGAELVDAVQGLVGSDAEVTASGRHFLELGPRGTGKHGVLAWIAADLGLHPAETVAVGDGLNDCGMLTLAGLGAAPANAPDTVRRAADRLLPSNDDHAVAHLVDQLLA; encoded by the coding sequence ATGGCTGACGGGTACCGGCTGCTCGCCTGCGATCTGGACGGGACGCTGCTCGACTCGTCCGGCGTGCTGCCCGGCGCCGTGTCGGACGCGCTCGGCCGGGCGGTGGCGGCCGGACTCGCCGTCGCGGTGGTCACGGCCCGCCCCCCGCGCGACGTGCCGGCCGAGATCCGGTCGGGCATCCCGCCCTCGGCCTACTGGGCGCACGGGAACGGGGCGTTGGTGTTCCGGCCGGGCGAACGGCGGCCGAGCCGGCAGCTCGTCTTCGACGCGGCGGCGCTCCATCGAGTCGCCGCCATCCTTGGGAAGGCGCATCCGGACTGGGCGCTGGCCTTCGACCTGCTGGACGGGACGGTCGTCCAGCCGGGCTTCCCGGAAGAGCTGGCGCGTCACTGGAGCGGGGTCGAGTGGCGGGGCGCGGTCGAGCCCGCGCGGCCGGTGGTGAAGGTGCTGGCCTGTCCGTTCGCACCGTTCGGCGCCGAACTCGTGGACGCCGTCCAGGGATTGGTGGGTTCCGACGCCGAAGTCACCGCGTCCGGACGACACTTCCTCGAACTCGGCCCGCGCGGCACCGGCAAGCACGGCGTACTCGCCTGGATCGCGGCGGACCTGGGCCTGCACCCCGCCGAGACGGTCGCCGTCGGCGACGGCCTCAACGACTGCGGGATGCTCACGCTCGCAGGTCTCGGCGCCGCCCCCGCGAACGCCCCCGACACCGTCCGCCGCGCCGCCGACCGGCTCCTGCCGAGCAACGACGACCACGCGGTGGCCCATCTGGTCGACCAGTTGCTCGCCTGA
- a CDS encoding histidine phosphatase family protein, translating to MTVRVMFVAPAIGFEVRAARFGDDGPSDEAALAAVRSAAGTLPTPARAFASPSLRCRQTAQALGLGAEPLPQLADLDVGLWRGRSLDEVAAADPAAISAWLSDPAAAPHGGEPVTALVARVGGWLDELAEQSGRVAAVAEPAVVRAAVVQALGLPPGVFWRLDVRPLSVTELSGRAGRWNLRCGWDLT from the coding sequence GTGACCGTACGCGTGATGTTCGTCGCACCGGCGATCGGGTTTGAAGTTCGTGCGGCCCGCTTCGGTGATGACGGCCCGTCGGACGAGGCGGCTCTGGCGGCCGTCCGTTCGGCGGCCGGCACCTTGCCGACGCCCGCCAGGGCCTTCGCCTCGCCTTCGCTGCGCTGCCGCCAAACAGCCCAGGCGCTCGGCCTCGGCGCCGAACCGCTGCCGCAACTGGCCGACCTGGACGTCGGGTTGTGGCGCGGCCGAAGCCTCGACGAGGTCGCCGCGGCCGACCCGGCGGCGATCTCCGCATGGCTGTCCGACCCGGCGGCGGCGCCGCACGGCGGAGAGCCGGTCACCGCCCTGGTCGCCCGGGTGGGCGGCTGGCTGGACGAGCTGGCCGAGCAGTCCGGCCGGGTGGCGGCGGTGGCCGAGCCCGCGGTGGTCCGGGCGGCGGTGGTGCAGGCGCTCGGCCTGCCGCCCGGGGTCTTCTGGCGGCTCGACGTGCGTCCGCTGTCGGTCACGGAGCTGTCCGGGCGCGCCGGGCGATGGAACCTGCGCTGCGGGTGGGACCTCACGTAG
- a CDS encoding SDR family oxidoreductase — protein sequence MGEPAAPPLALVTGSNRGTGRAVRSRLIADGYTVRCLNRSPCADHDDPVTVDFGDPAAVARAAEQVLADAPRLDLLVVNAVTRGFGAVADVTAQDWDEAVAVNLTAPVRLVQAALPLLRRAQGHIVLMGSHAGSRPFEGGVAYCATKAALKQVAEVLLMEERRHGVRTTLLSPGAIRNFDDDHSAYKMSVESVAEVVSWAASTPRDTVLGEIELRPGRLDTPPVVGLDRLQHV from the coding sequence GTGGGTGAGCCTGCGGCGCCACCGCTCGCCCTGGTGACGGGGAGCAACCGGGGCACCGGCCGGGCCGTCCGCAGCCGGCTGATCGCCGACGGGTACACCGTCCGCTGCCTCAACCGCTCCCCCTGCGCGGACCACGACGACCCCGTCACCGTCGACTTCGGCGACCCCGCCGCCGTCGCCCGGGCCGCCGAGCAGGTCCTCGCCGACGCCCCGCGCCTCGACCTGCTCGTCGTCAACGCCGTCACCCGCGGCTTCGGCGCGGTCGCGGACGTCACCGCGCAGGACTGGGACGAGGCCGTCGCGGTCAACCTCACCGCGCCCGTGCGCCTCGTCCAGGCCGCGTTGCCGCTGCTGCGCCGTGCGCAGGGGCACATCGTGCTCATGGGCTCGCACGCCGGGTCCCGGCCGTTCGAGGGCGGCGTCGCGTACTGCGCCACCAAGGCCGCGCTCAAGCAGGTGGCGGAGGTCCTGCTCATGGAGGAGCGCCGCCACGGGGTGCGGACCACCCTGCTCAGCCCCGGAGCCATCCGGAACTTCGACGACGACCACTCCGCCTACAAGATGAGCGTGGAATCCGTTGCCGAAGTGGTGTCCTGGGCGGCCTCCACGCCGCGCGACACCGTCCTCGGGGAGATCGAACTCCGACCGGGCAGGCTGGACACCCCACCTGTCGTCGGGCTCGACCGCCTCCAGCACGTCTGA
- a CDS encoding protein kinase domain-containing protein encodes MPGLRFGPEFDPEQYELLEFHHRGGEAEVWRAVRTGHSGLKELVAAKIMLERDPSEVRRWLGRWDDVSHNAHRLGVTDLVVPSFLLGPSPHRPGTMPTSSLLGYQISPWVDGVPLHSWARANRAGPAAAAEVLARLCRIVDELHRKRWVHRDISPANVLVDAHGQVKLIDLTFLAPLDHTLTVAVFTPGHVPPEAEQVGGFPTTGKDLFAVGTLARTLLLPEHGRLDHRSAAEQARAELLAAGYGDDIAQWACEALARDPDRRPAPLGPWAARGRELLRAHRPSPRTTGLAVLPDAAGRPLVAAAGAAGVVLAGHGAHRLPPGHGPVAVRELVFGWAGRQGELVLCAEDGAGALWVGTATGWWEAARGVTGLAGAVDSTGELTVWTAAGGALHSYRWAPGRTLTGRELPGCPADRVLAAVEERSGAWLVLVEHGGRVLSWRTGSTPTPLGPPGTVRAAALARTSAGPQAATLHADGSVRLHTVGSAGPGSETGDGEPALGLAMAGHRGGPTIALAGEGGVRLRLPATGTSRRPRWWRPTLRPATRVALAVGDDWRLCLAAMVEGELQCWQEDAGYRWQSVPLPDPGEA; translated from the coding sequence GTGCCCGGGCTCCGGTTCGGACCGGAGTTCGACCCCGAGCAGTACGAGCTCCTCGAGTTCCACCACCGGGGCGGCGAGGCCGAGGTGTGGCGGGCCGTGCGGACCGGCCACAGCGGGCTCAAGGAGCTCGTCGCCGCGAAGATCATGCTCGAACGCGACCCCTCCGAGGTCCGGCGCTGGCTCGGCCGCTGGGACGACGTCTCGCACAACGCCCACCGGCTCGGCGTCACCGACCTCGTCGTCCCGAGCTTCCTCCTCGGCCCCTCCCCGCACCGGCCCGGCACCATGCCCACCAGCAGCCTCCTCGGCTACCAGATCTCCCCGTGGGTCGACGGCGTCCCGCTGCACAGCTGGGCCCGCGCCAACCGCGCCGGGCCCGCGGCGGCGGCCGAGGTCCTCGCCCGGCTCTGCCGCATCGTCGACGAACTGCACCGCAAGCGCTGGGTCCACCGGGACATCTCCCCCGCCAACGTCCTCGTCGACGCCCACGGCCAGGTCAAGCTCATCGACCTCACATTCCTCGCCCCGCTCGACCACACCCTCACCGTCGCCGTGTTCACCCCCGGCCACGTCCCGCCCGAGGCCGAACAGGTCGGCGGCTTCCCGACCACCGGCAAGGACCTGTTCGCCGTCGGCACCCTCGCCCGCACCCTCCTGCTCCCCGAACACGGCCGGCTCGACCACCGGTCGGCCGCCGAACAGGCCCGCGCCGAACTCCTCGCCGCCGGCTACGGCGACGACATCGCCCAGTGGGCCTGCGAGGCACTCGCCCGCGACCCCGACCGCCGCCCCGCCCCGCTCGGCCCCTGGGCCGCCCGCGGACGCGAACTCCTGCGCGCCCACCGGCCGTCGCCCCGCACCACGGGCCTGGCCGTGCTGCCCGACGCCGCCGGCCGGCCACTGGTGGCCGCCGCCGGTGCCGCCGGTGTCGTGCTGGCCGGCCACGGCGCACACCGCCTGCCGCCCGGTCACGGACCCGTCGCCGTACGGGAGTTGGTGTTCGGATGGGCCGGGCGCCAGGGCGAACTCGTCCTGTGCGCGGAGGACGGCGCCGGTGCCCTGTGGGTCGGCACGGCCACCGGCTGGTGGGAGGCCGCACGCGGCGTCACCGGACTGGCGGGCGCGGTCGACTCCACCGGCGAACTCACCGTCTGGACGGCCGCCGGCGGCGCCCTCCACTCCTACCGCTGGGCTCCCGGCCGCACCCTCACCGGCCGCGAACTGCCCGGCTGCCCCGCCGACCGGGTCCTCGCCGCCGTCGAGGAACGGTCCGGCGCGTGGCTCGTCCTCGTCGAACACGGGGGCCGCGTGCTGTCCTGGCGCACCGGCTCGACCCCGACCCCGCTCGGGCCGCCGGGTACGGTCCGCGCCGCCGCCCTCGCCCGCACCTCCGCCGGACCCCAGGCCGCGACCCTCCACGCCGACGGCTCCGTCCGGCTGCACACCGTGGGCTCGGCAGGGCCCGGATCCGAGACGGGCGACGGCGAACCCGCCCTCGGCCTCGCCATGGCCGGCCACCGCGGCGGCCCCACCATCGCCCTCGCCGGCGAGGGCGGCGTCCGCCTCCGCCTTCCCGCCACCGGCACCTCCCGCCGCCCGCGCTGGTGGCGCCCGACCCTCCGCCCGGCCACCCGCGTCGCCCTCGCCGTCGGCGACGACTGGCGCCTGTGCCTGGCGGCCATGGTCGAGGGCGAGTTGCAGTGCTGGCAGGAGGACGCCGGCTACCGCTGGCAGTCGGTGCCCCTCCCGGACCCGGGCGAGGCGTGA
- a CDS encoding CbtB domain-containing protein, giving the protein MAHPIAPAAPAAPAVAPISVKAILPWAVFFGILLMTLIYFVGAEQGATSLISGEDVHEWVHDGRHLLGFPCH; this is encoded by the coding sequence ATGGCTCACCCCATCGCCCCCGCAGCCCCCGCCGCACCGGCGGTCGCCCCCATCTCCGTCAAGGCGATCCTGCCCTGGGCCGTGTTCTTCGGCATCCTGCTGATGACCCTCATCTACTTCGTCGGCGCCGAGCAGGGCGCCACCTCCCTCATCTCCGGCGAGGACGTGCACGAGTGGGTGCACGACGGTCGCCACCTGCTCGGCTTCCCCTGCCACTGA